The genomic DNA CTTGGGGCGTCCGGTGGTGCCGGAGGTGTAGCAGAGGGTGGCGATGGTGTCGGGGGTGAGGGCGGCGCGGCGCTTGGCGATCTCGTCGTCGGACACGTCGCGGCCGAGGGCCTTCAGCTCGTCGAGGCAGCCGTCGTCGAGCTGCCAGACGTGCGCGTCGGAGGCGGCGGTACGGGCCGTCTGCTCGTTGGCGGCGGTCTCGGCGACGACGAAGCGGGTACCGGAGTCGTGCAGGATCCAGGCGACCTGGTCGGCGGAGGAGGTCGCGTACACCGGTACGGACTGGCCGCCGGCGGCCCAGACGGCGAAGTCCAGCACGCACCACTCGTAGCGCGTACGGGACATGATCGCGACCCGCCCGCCGGGTTCGAGCCCGGCGGCGACGAGGCCCTTGGCCACCGCCGTCACCTCGTCGGCGAACGCGCGGGCGGTGACCGGGACCCAGCGGCCGCCGGTCTTGCGGCGGATGACGACGGCGCCGGGGTCCTCGGCGGCGTTGGTGTAGGGGATGCCGGCGACGGCGCTGCCGCTCTCCGGGGCCGGCGCGGCGAGCCGCGGGACGGTCGCCTGGCGCACGACGCCGTCGTCGGTGCGTACGTCGACGGGGGCACGCCCGGCGAGGTCAGAGCGCTTACGCGCGGCCTTGAGATCCTTCCGTACGCCCACGATTGCTCCTTCGGTTGGCGGAGGTTCACGCTTCGAGCAGCGCCGTGACGCCCTGGCCGCCGGCGGCGCAGACGGAGATCAGTCCGCGGACGGGCCGGGCGCCGGCGGCCGTGCGCTCCGCCGCCCGCTCGTGCAGCAGCTTCGCCAGCGTCGCGACGATCCGGCCGCCGGTCGCGGCGAAGGGGTGCCCGGCGGCGAGCGAGGAGCCGGCGACGTTCAGCCGCTCCCGGTCGACGGCGCCCAGCGGCGCGTCGAGGCCGAGGCGTTCCTCGCAGAACGCAGCGTCCTCCCACGCGGCGAGCGTGGCCAGCACCTGGGAGGCGAACGCCTCGTGGATCTCGTACAGATCGAGGTCCGCCAGCCCCAGTCCGGCGTCGGCCAGCAGCCTCGGCACGACGTACGCGGGCGCCATCAGCAGCCCGTCCGGGCCCTCGGTGAAGTCGACCGCGCCGGTGCGCGCGTGCGTGAGGTACGCGAGCACCGGCAGCCCGCGCGCGGCGGCCCACTCCCCGCTCGCGAGCAGCACGGTGGCCGCGCCGTCGGTCAGCGGGGTCGAGTTGCCCGCGGTCATGGTGGCGTCCGGGTCCGCGGCGCCGAACACGGGCTTCAGCCGGGCCAGTTCGGCGGGGGTCGAGTCGGGGCGCAGGTTCTGGTCGCGGTCGAGCCCGCGGAACGGCGTGAGCAGGTCGGCGAAGAAACCCGCGTCGTACGCCGCGGCCAGCCGGCGGTGGCTGGCGGCGGCCAGCTCGTCCTGCGCGGCGCGCGGCACCCGCCACTCGCGGGCGGTCAGCGCGGCGTGCTCGCCCATCGAAAGCCCGGTGCGCGGCTCGGCGTTGCGCGGGATGTCGGGGACGACGTGCCGCGGGCGGAGCCCGGCGAGGGCGGCGACGCGGCGGGCGGCGGAGCGCTGCCGCCGGGCGTGGAGGAGGACGCGGCGCAGGCCGTCGTTGAGGCCGAGGGGCGCGTCGCTGGCGGTGTCGACGCCGCCGGCGACGCCCGCGTCGATCTGGCCGAGCGCGATCTTGTTGGCGACGAGGAGCACGGTCTGGAGGCCGGTGCCGCACGCCTGCTGGACGTCGTACGCGGGGGTGCGGCGGTCGAGCCTGCTGCCGAGGACGACCTCGCGGGCGAGATTGAAGTCGCGGCTGTGCTTGAGCACGGCGCCGGCCACGAACTCGTCGAGCAGCGCACCGCGCAGCCCGTACCGCCCGACGAGGCCGTCGAGGGCGGCGGCGAGCATCTCCTGGTTGGACGCGGTGGCGTACGCGCCGTCCGCGCGGGCGAAGGGGATCCGGTTGCCGCCGACGATCGCGACGCGCCGCACGCCGCCGCCGGTCCGCCCGCCCGTTCCCGCCGGTGCCGTCATCGCCGTGTTCCCTCCCTCGCCTCCCCGCGGCTCCTTGTGCGGCGGGGGCTCAGTTCCTACGCTCCTTACTCCGCAGTAAACTTACTCAGGCGTAAGGAGATTGCCAATGGCCGATCGCTACCGGAAATTCACGAGCCGCGGAGCCGGGGCCTTCGTCGCCAAGCGGCTCGGCCTCCCGCGGCCCGCGCGCCTGGAGCGGTACCGGCCGGGGCAGCCCGTCGCCCGCG from Streptomyces sp. CMB-StM0423 includes the following:
- a CDS encoding acetyl-CoA C-acetyltransferase; this translates as MTAPAGTGGRTGGGVRRVAIVGGNRIPFARADGAYATASNQEMLAAALDGLVGRYGLRGALLDEFVAGAVLKHSRDFNLAREVVLGSRLDRRTPAYDVQQACGTGLQTVLLVANKIALGQIDAGVAGGVDTASDAPLGLNDGLRRVLLHARRQRSAARRVAALAGLRPRHVVPDIPRNAEPRTGLSMGEHAALTAREWRVPRAAQDELAAASHRRLAAAYDAGFFADLLTPFRGLDRDQNLRPDSTPAELARLKPVFGAADPDATMTAGNSTPLTDGAATVLLASGEWAAARGLPVLAYLTHARTGAVDFTEGPDGLLMAPAYVVPRLLADAGLGLADLDLYEIHEAFASQVLATLAAWEDAAFCEERLGLDAPLGAVDRERLNVAGSSLAAGHPFAATGGRIVATLAKLLHERAAERTAAGARPVRGLISVCAAGGQGVTALLEA